The Camelina sativa cultivar DH55 chromosome 14, Cs, whole genome shotgun sequence genome includes a window with the following:
- the LOC104743175 gene encoding tropinone reductase homolog At1g07440 — protein sequence MCMHGVVEELAGFGAVIHTCARDESQLNECLSKWKKKGFQVTGSVCDLTLRIEREDLMQTVSSMFGGKLDILINNVGSIRAKPTVDFTAEDFSFHISTNLESAYHLGQLAHPLLKTSGSGNIVFMSSVAGVLSFTVSSIYSATKGAMNQLARNLACEWASDGIRANAVAPGVIATPLAGAVYDDEFKKVIISRKPLGRFGEPEEVASLVAFLCMPAASYITGQTICVDGGLSVNGFSYQPQG from the exons ATGTGTAT GCATGGTGTAGTAGAGGAACTTGCAGGATTCGGGGCAGTGATACACACTTGTGCTAGAGATGAATCTCAGCTTAATGAGTGTTTGAGCaaatggaaaaagaaaggtTTTCAAGTCACTGGTTCAGTCTGTGACCTAACTTtgagaatagagagagaggaccTAATGCAGACTGTGTCTTCAATGTTTGGTGGCAAGCTCGACATACTC ATAAACAACGTGGGCTCGATTCGGGCAAAGCCGACGGTAGATTTTACAGCAGAGGATTTCTCGTTTCATATTTCGACCAACTTAGAATCTGCTTACCATCTGGGCCAGCTTGCGCATCCTCTGCTTAAGACTTCAGGAAGTGGGAACATTGTGTTCATGTCTTCTGTTGCTGGAGTTTTATCGTTTACTGTTAGCTCCATCTACTCTGCAACAAAAG GGGCGATGAATCAGCTAGCGAGGAATCTGGCATGCGAGTGGGCTAGTGATGGCATTAGGGCTAATGCTGTGGCTCCTGGAGTCATTGCAACTCCTCTAGCTGGAGCT GTGTATGATGATGAGTTCAAGAAGGTGATAATATCTAGAAAGCCATTAGGGCGTTTCGGAGAGCCCGAAGAAGTAGCCTCGCTCGTAGCTTTTCTATGTATGCCAGCAGCTTCATATATAACTGGTCAGACCATTTGTGTGGATGGAGGTCTCTCTGTCAATGGCTTCTCGTATCAGCCACAAGGTTAA
- the LOC104743176 gene encoding probable inactive L-type lectin-domain containing receptor kinase III.1 translates to MAIAYKSIALSIITQLCLVSCVLSQQNETKFLYHGFFEANLLKYGSSKILPSGILELTNTSRRQMGQAFYGFPIPFNKTKSLNSLSFSTSFVFSIDAPGHGLTFLISQSMDFTQAMPSQFLGLFNTSNNGNSTNRILAVEFDTVKSNEFLDVDDNHVGIDVNGLVSVESAPASFFSNKQSKNISLKLSSKDPIRAWIEYNGGEMLLNVTLAPLDVSKPKFPLLSRKMNLSEIFLEKMYVGFSASTGNITGNHYVTGWSFSREGKAQDFDLTLLPSLSTPSPSDFDDFDPILDPSTDSATLNPYRTKLICALAIIIFMI, encoded by the coding sequence ATGGCAATTGCTTACAAATCAATAGCTCTTTCCATAATCACCCAATTATGCCTCGTTTCTTGTGTGCTAAGTCAACAAAACGAAACTAAATTTCTTTACCATGGATTTTTTGAAGCTAATCTTCTCAAGTATGGATCCTCCAAGATCCTCCCAAGTGGCATCTTGGAGCTAACAAACACCTCAAGGAGACAAATGGGTCAAGCCTTCTATGGCTTCCCCATACCTTTCAACAAGACGAAATCATTAAACTCGCTTTCTTTCTCCACAAGTTTCGTTTTCTCAATCGACGCACCAGGTCATGGCCTAACCTTTCTGATCTCACAGTCGATGGATTTCACCCAAGCCATGCCGAGCCAGTTTCTCGGTCTCTTCAACACTTCAAACAACGGGAACTCCACAAACCGAATTCTCGCGGTGGAATTCGACACGGTGAAGTCAAACGAGTTTCTTGACGTAGACGATAACCACGTAGGCATCGACGTGAACGGTTTGGTCTCCGTTGAATCTGCACCAGCTTCATTCTTTTCCAACAAGCAAAGCAAGAATATAAGCTTGAAGCTTTCGAGTAAAGACCCAATTCGGGCTTGGATCGAATACAATGGAGGGGAAATGCTTCTCAATGTCACATTGGCTCCTCTTGACGTTTCTAAACCTAAATTTCCTCTTTTATCGAGAAAGATGAACCTTTCAGAGATTTTCTTGGAGAAAATGTACGTTGGGTTCTCGGCATCCACAGGAAACATCACGGGTAATCATTATGTAACTGGATGGAGCTTTAGCAGAGAAGGGAAAGCACAAGACTTTGATCTCACTCTACTTCCTTCGCTTTCAACCCCGTCGCCATCTGATTTTGATGACTTTGATCCCATCTTAGATCCTTCTACCGATTCAGCAACCTTAAATCCTTACCGCACCAAGTTGATCTGCGCACTTGCAATCATCATCTTTATGATTTGA
- the LOC104739318 gene encoding transcription initiation factor IIA large subunit, with product MGTTTTTSAVYIQVIEDVVNKVREEFINNGGPGESVLSELQGIWETKMMQAGVLNGPIERSSAQKPTPGGPLTHDLNVPYEGTEEYETPTAEMLFPPTPLQTPLPTPLPGTADNSSMYNIPTGGSSDYPTPGTDNGSNADIKGRPSPYMPPPSPWTNPSPRLDVNVAYVDGRDEPERGNSNQQFTQDLFVPSSGKRKRDDSSAPYQNGGSIPQQDGASDAIPKANFECDAFHITYVGKGKAPRDFFCSSSKIPQADGPMPDPYDEMLSTPNIYSYQGPSEEFNEARTPAPNEIQTSTPVVVQNDIIEDDEELLNEDDDDDELDDLESGEDMNTQHLVLAQFDKVTRTKSRWKCNLKDGIMHINDKDILFNKATGEFDF from the exons ATGGGTACAACTACGACAACGAGCGCTGTGTATATCCAAGTTATAGAGGATGTCGTCAACAAAGTCCGGGAGGAGTTCATTAACAACGGAGGCCCTGGGGAGAGTGTTCTCAGTGAGCTTCAAGGA ATTTGGGAGACGAAGATGATGCAAGCTGGAGTCTTGAACGGACCAATAGAGAGGTCATCGGCTCAGAAGCCAACTCCTGGAGGTCCACTGACTCATGATCTCAATGTTCCTTATGAAGGTACTGAGGAGTATGAGACTCCCACTGCTGAAATGCTCTTCCCTCcg ACGCCATTGCAGACTCCTCTTCCAACGCCCCTTCCTGGTACTGCTGATAACTCCTCCATGTATAACATCCCTACCGGCGGCTCAAGTGATTATCCAACCCCTGGAACTGACAATGGAAGCAACGCTGATATTAAAGGAAGACCCAGTCCTTATATG CCGCCTCCTTCCCCGTGGACAAATCCCAGTCCCAGACTTGATGTCAATGTTG CTTATGTGGATGGTCGTGATGAGCCTGAAAGAGGAAACTCTAATCAGCAGTTTACGCAG GACTTATTTGTGCCATCCTCCGGTAAACGAAAACGTGATGATTCTTCTGCACCTTATCAAAATGGTGGATCTATACCTCAACAGGATGGTGCAAGCGATGCTATCCCTAAG GCAAACTTTGAGTGTGATGCATTCCACATAACCTATGTTGGTAAAGGAAAGGCCCCACGAGACTTCTTCTGCTCATCATCGAAGATTCCTCAAGCTGATGGGCCAATGCCTGACCCTTATGATGAAATGCTGTCCACACCAAAT ATATACAGTTATCAAGGACCCAGTGAAGAGTTTAACGAGGCCAGAACTCCTGCTCCAAACG AGATCCAAACGAGCACTCCTGTTGTTGTACAAAACGATAtcattgaagatgatgaagagctGTTgaacgaagatgatgatgacgacgagtTGGACGACCTAGAAAGTGGTGAGGATATGAACACGCAACATCTGGTCTTAGCTCAATTTGACAAG GTGACTCGCACAAAAAGCAGGTGGAAGTGCAATCTGAAAGACGGGATCATGCATATAAACGATAAGGACATTCTCTTCAACAAA GCAACAGGCGAGTTCGACTTCTGA
- the LOC104739317 gene encoding uncharacterized protein LOC104739317 — protein MAMATLDQLHYNLLRKPEQEKITPEELSVINSCYLKALWTAGFASGVVGGLTWLVTKKLIAGRVFERRCLAGGVACGSFPTTWDRASSKVAVTYLDRILSQEYGTRMQKELANVLVRYNEGEAWRWQLMSKHFYTEAVYGDEGGKPQMRWRSRTTFTEIVASSYNDTKSQKNHSGLPNRGGISNGFDASKTKPMLQNSRDGEMVEEDALDIVFGGPEPTESSIPAAPVISSKGSGGKTQTRKQKRAQRRQET, from the exons ATGGCTATGGCCACTTTGGATCAGCTCCACTATAACCTGTTGAGGAAACCCGAGCAG GAGAAGATCACTCCCGAAGAGCTAAGTGTTATTAACTCGTGCTATCTCAAAGCTTTGTGGACTGCTGGGTTTGCCTCTGGTGTTGTAGGAGGTTTAACTTGGCTAG TGACAAAAAAGTTGATAGCGGGAAGAGTATTTGAGAGGCGTTGTCTTGCAGGAG GAGTGGcttgtggaagttttcctaCTACTTGGGACAGGGCAAGTTCGAAAGTTGCAGTTACTTACCTTGATCGTATCCTTAGCCAAGAATATGGAACACGGATGCAGAAAGAGCTCGCGAATGT CTTAGTCAGGTACAATGAAGGTGAAGCTTGGAGGTGGCAACTTATGTCCAAGCATTTCTACACCGAAGCTGTTTACGGTGATGAAGGAGGCAAACCTCAAATGCGTTGGCGTAGTAGAACCACTTTCACAGAAATTGTTGCCTCTTCTTATAATGATACCAAATCTCAGAAAAACCACAGTGGTTTACCAAATCGAGGAGGCATCTCTAATGGATTTGATGCATCAAAGACTAAACCAATGCTCCAAAATAGTCGG GATGGCGAGATGGTAGAAGAAGATGCTCTTGACATTGTATTTGGTGGTCCAGAGCCAACTGAGAGCAGCATTCCTGCTGCGCCAGTTATTAGTTCAAAGGGTTCAGGAGGCAAAACGCAAACTCGCAAACAGAAAAGAGCTCAACGAAGACAAGAGACTTAA
- the LOC104739315 gene encoding tropinone reductase homolog At1g07440-like translates to MSGAEQSHRWSLKGKTALVTGGTKGIGHGVVEELAGFGAVIHTCARDESQLNECLSKWKKKGFQVTGSVCDLTLRIEREDLMQTVSSMFGGKLDILINNVGSIRAKPTVDFTAEDFSFHISTNLESAYHLGQLAHPLLKTSGSGNIVFMSSVAGVLSFTVSSIYSATKGNIEENKNTSLFETFNRGFFFFFFLQLVFTCKCKGT, encoded by the exons ATGTCTGGAGCAGAGCAAAGCCACAGATGGAGCCTTAAGGGCAAGACCGCACTTGTAACTGGTGGAACCAAAGGGATCGG GCATGGTGTAGTAGAGGAACTTGCAGGATTCGGGGCAGTGATACACACTTGTGCTAGAGATGAATCTCAGCTTAATGAGTGTTTGAGCaaatggaaaaagaaaggtTTTCAAGTCACTGGTTCAGTCTGTGACCTAACTTtgagaatagagagagaggaccTAATGCAGACTGTGTCTTCAATGTTTGGTGGCAAGCTCGACATACTC ATAAACAACGTGGGCTCGATTCGGGCAAAGCCGACGGTAGATTTTACAGCAGAGGATTTCTCGTTTCATATTTCGACCAACTTAGAATCTGCTTACCATCTGGGCCAGCTTGCGCATCCTCTGCTTAAGACTTCAGGAAGTGGGAACATTGTGTTCATGTCTTCTGTTGCTGGAGTTTTATCGTTTACTGTTAGCTCCATCTACTCTGCAACAAAAGGTaatatagaagaaaacaaaaacacctcTCTGTTTGAGACTTTTAATagaggtttctttttcttttttttcttacaattagttTTCACATGTAAATGCAAAGGCACTTGA